One segment of Marinitoga litoralis DNA contains the following:
- a CDS encoding ABC transporter permease, translating to MKTIKKFLYFLTRDILIWKSYKTQAVLVILSGFLGLLQFGFMGRFIAQGNYFPMIEQYGGNILAYFISGSVFMSYTTLSLTTFKSVIRQEQVMGTIEYLLLSETPLWEVFIYTIFSKLIFTILNTGIVFIFLIYTFDVEIKMNIISSIILLIITMISLSGIGLLSAGFIVITKKGDPISWVYSFLTGMFSGIYYPVEILPKWLRGISYILSTTYATKRCAARYRNWSKVLNKLSVFFKERITKYVYNS from the coding sequence ATGAAAACAATAAAAAAATTTCTGTATTTTCTTACAAGAGACATACTCATATGGAAAAGTTATAAAACACAAGCAGTGTTAGTAATACTCAGTGGATTTTTGGGATTGTTACAATTTGGATTCATGGGAAGGTTCATAGCTCAGGGCAATTATTTTCCAATGATTGAACAATATGGTGGAAACATACTTGCATATTTCATATCTGGAAGCGTATTCATGAGTTATACTACACTCTCTCTTACAACATTTAAAAGTGTAATAAGACAGGAGCAGGTAATGGGAACAATAGAATACCTGCTTCTGTCTGAAACGCCATTATGGGAAGTGTTTATATACACCATATTCTCAAAATTGATATTTACAATATTAAACACAGGAATAGTATTTATATTTTTAATATATACATTTGATGTAGAAATAAAAATGAATATAATATCTTCAATAATATTATTAATAATAACAATGATAAGTTTAAGTGGAATAGGATTATTAAGTGCAGGATTTATTGTAATAACAAAAAAAGGTGATCCAATAAGCTGGGTATATTCATTCTTAACTGGAATGTTTTCTGGAATATATTATCCAGTAGAAATATTACCAAAATGGTTAAGAGGTATATCTTATATATTATCAACAACATATGCAACAAAAAGATGTGCAGCTCGATATAGAAATTGGAGTAAAGTCCTAAACAAACTATCCGTCTTTTTTAAAGAAAGAATAACAAAATACGTCTATAATTCTTAA